One part of the Prunus persica cultivar Lovell chromosome G5, Prunus_persica_NCBIv2, whole genome shotgun sequence genome encodes these proteins:
- the LOC18776939 gene encoding protein ENHANCED DISEASE RESISTANCE 2 isoform X1 has translation MSTKVVYEGWMVRYGRRKLGRSFIHMRYFVLESRLLAYYKRKPQDNQLKLVVYGEKKEVPIKTLLIDGNCRVEDRGLKTHHGHMVYVLSVYNKKEKYIRITMAAFNIQEALIWKEKIEYVIDQHQGSQVANGNKYISFEYKSGMDNGRTASSSDHESQFSAQEDEDDAHPNLSRRTTIGNGPPESIFDWTRELDSDLSNQSNNNQAFSRKHWRLLQCQNGLRIFEELLEVDYLPRSCSRAMKAVGVVEATCEEIFELVMSMDGTRFEWDCSFQYGSLVEEVDGHTAVLYHRLQLDWFPMFVWPRDLCYVRYWRRNDDGSYVVLFRSREHENCGPQPGYVRAHIESGGFNISPLKPRNGRPRTQVQHLMQIDLKGWGVGYAPSFQQHCLLQVLNSVAGLREWFSQTDERNAPPRIPVMVNMSSASVSSRKGQKLHDSSINSANRNSVMMDDYSDEDEEFQIAEAEQEAYQNGLENDMKKTAVEEEPADQMDLSCFSGNLRHDDHDKARDCWKVSDGSNFRVRSKHFCYDKTKIPAGKHLMDLVAVDWFKDTKRMDHVARRQGCAAQVASEKGLFSIIFNLQVPGSTHYSMVFYFVTKELVPGSLLQRFVDGDDEFRTSRLKLIPSVPKGSWIVRQSVGSTPCLLGKAVDCNYIRGPKYLEIDVDIGSSTVANGVLGLVIGVITTLVVDMAFLVQANTTDELPERLIGAVRVSHIDLKSAIVPKLEPDPS, from the exons ATGTCGACCAAGGTCGTGTACGAAGGGTGGATGGTACGATATGGGCGGAGGAAGCTCGGCCGGTCCTTTATTCACATGCGGTATTTTGTGCTTGAGTCTCGGCTTCTCGCCTACTACAAGAGGAAGCCTCAGGATAATCAG CTGAAGTTGGTAGTATatggagagaaaaaagag GTTCCGATCAAGACACTTTTAATTGATGGAAACTGTAGAGTGGAGGATCGAGGCTTGAAGACTCACCATGGGCAT ATGGTATATGTTCTGTCTGTTTACaacaagaaagagaaataCATTCGAATTACG ATGGCAGCATTTAACATTCAGGAGGCACTAATAtggaaggaaaaaattgaatacGTCATTGATCAG CATCAAGGTTCACAAGTTGCAAATGGtaacaaatatatttctttcgAATACAAATCTGGAATGGATAATGGGAGGACTGCTTCCTCATCCGACCATGAAAGCCA GTTTAGTGCCcaggaagatgaagatgatgccCATCCAAATTTGTCGCGGAGAACAACAATTGGAAATG GTCCTCCAGAATCAATATTTGACTGGACGAGAGAATTAGATTCAGATCTGTCAAACCAGAGTAACAACAACCAAGCATTTTCAAGAAAGCACTGGCGTCTCCTCCAATGCCAAAATG GCCTGCGCATTTTTGAAGAGCTTCTTGAAGTAGATTACCTT CCAAGGAGCTGTAGTAGGGCCATGAAGGCTGTTGGAGTGGTGGAGGCTACTTGTGAAGAAATTTTTGAGCTTGTGATGAGCATGGATGGAACACGGTTTGA GTGGGATTGCAGTTTCCAGTATGGTAGCTTAGTTGAGGAGGTTGATGGACATACAGCAGTACTTTATCATAGGCTTCAGCTAGACTGGTTCCCAAT GTTTGTGTGGCCTCGTGACCTTTGCTATGTGCGCTATTGGCGTCGAAATGATGATGGAAGCTATG TTGTGTTATTTCGTTCTAGGGAGCATGAGAACTGTGGTCCACAGCCAGGATATGTGCGGGCACATATTGAGA GCGGCGGTTTCAACATTTCCCCTCTAAAACCTCGAAATGGGAGACCCAGAACTCAGGTGCAGCATCTGATGCAGATTGATCTGAAAGGATGGGGTGTGGGTTATGCCCCATCCTTTCAACAGCATTGTCTCCTTCAGGTGTTAAATAGTGTTGCTG GACTACGTGAGTGGTTTTCCCAAACAGATGAAAGGAATGCTCCTCCAAGAATCCCTGTGATGGTCAATATGTCCTCAGCTTCTGTTTCTTCACGAAAGGGGCAAAAGTTGCATGATTCTTCTATTAATTCTGCAAACAGAAATTCTGTGATGATGGATGACTACTCGGACGAGGATGAAGAATTTCAAATTGCTGAGGCTGAACAAGAG GCATACCAAAATGGCCTTGAGAACGATATGAAGAAGACAG CTGTAGAAGAAGAACCGGCCGATCAAATGGATTTATCCTGCTTCTCTGGTAATCTACGGCATGATGACCATGATAAGGCTCGTGATTGCTGGAAAGTTTCTGATGGGAGCAATTTCAGAGTTCGTAGCAAGCATTTTTGTTATGATAAGACCAag ATTCCTGCAGGGAAGCATCTAATGGATCTCGTTGCTGTTGATTGGTTCAAAGACACAAAAAGAATGGACCATGTTGCTCGGCGTCAAGGATGTGCAGCACAA GTTGCTTCAGAGAAAGGGCTTTTCTCTATCATCTTTAATCTGCAA GTGCCAGGGTCAACACATTACAGTatggtattttattttgtaactAAAGAATTAGTACCTGGATCCCTCTTGCAACGGTTTGTTGATGGCGACGATGAATTTCGTACTAGTAGACTGAAGCTTATTCCATCTGTTCCAAAG GGTTCGTGGATTGTCCGCCAGAGTGTTGGGAGCACCCCTTGTTTGTTGGGAAAAGCTGTTGATTGCAACTATATCCGTGGCCCTAAGTATTTAGAA ATTGATGTGGATATTGGTTCGTCTACTGTTGCTAATGGGGTTTTGGGGCTGGTAATTGGTGTAATTACCACATTGGTGGTTGACATGGCTTTCCTTGTACAG
- the LOC18776939 gene encoding protein ENHANCED DISEASE RESISTANCE 2 isoform X2, with product MSTKVVYEGWMVRYGRRKLGRSFIHMRYFVLESRLLAYYKRKPQDNQVPIKTLLIDGNCRVEDRGLKTHHGHMVYVLSVYNKKEKYIRITMAAFNIQEALIWKEKIEYVIDQHQGSQVANGNKYISFEYKSGMDNGRTASSSDHESQFSAQEDEDDAHPNLSRRTTIGNGPPESIFDWTRELDSDLSNQSNNNQAFSRKHWRLLQCQNGLRIFEELLEVDYLPRSCSRAMKAVGVVEATCEEIFELVMSMDGTRFEWDCSFQYGSLVEEVDGHTAVLYHRLQLDWFPMFVWPRDLCYVRYWRRNDDGSYVVLFRSREHENCGPQPGYVRAHIESGGFNISPLKPRNGRPRTQVQHLMQIDLKGWGVGYAPSFQQHCLLQVLNSVAGLREWFSQTDERNAPPRIPVMVNMSSASVSSRKGQKLHDSSINSANRNSVMMDDYSDEDEEFQIAEAEQEAYQNGLENDMKKTAVEEEPADQMDLSCFSGNLRHDDHDKARDCWKVSDGSNFRVRSKHFCYDKTKIPAGKHLMDLVAVDWFKDTKRMDHVARRQGCAAQVASEKGLFSIIFNLQVPGSTHYSMVFYFVTKELVPGSLLQRFVDGDDEFRTSRLKLIPSVPKGSWIVRQSVGSTPCLLGKAVDCNYIRGPKYLEIDVDIGSSTVANGVLGLVIGVITTLVVDMAFLVQANTTDELPERLIGAVRVSHIDLKSAIVPKLEPDPS from the exons ATGTCGACCAAGGTCGTGTACGAAGGGTGGATGGTACGATATGGGCGGAGGAAGCTCGGCCGGTCCTTTATTCACATGCGGTATTTTGTGCTTGAGTCTCGGCTTCTCGCCTACTACAAGAGGAAGCCTCAGGATAATCAG GTTCCGATCAAGACACTTTTAATTGATGGAAACTGTAGAGTGGAGGATCGAGGCTTGAAGACTCACCATGGGCAT ATGGTATATGTTCTGTCTGTTTACaacaagaaagagaaataCATTCGAATTACG ATGGCAGCATTTAACATTCAGGAGGCACTAATAtggaaggaaaaaattgaatacGTCATTGATCAG CATCAAGGTTCACAAGTTGCAAATGGtaacaaatatatttctttcgAATACAAATCTGGAATGGATAATGGGAGGACTGCTTCCTCATCCGACCATGAAAGCCA GTTTAGTGCCcaggaagatgaagatgatgccCATCCAAATTTGTCGCGGAGAACAACAATTGGAAATG GTCCTCCAGAATCAATATTTGACTGGACGAGAGAATTAGATTCAGATCTGTCAAACCAGAGTAACAACAACCAAGCATTTTCAAGAAAGCACTGGCGTCTCCTCCAATGCCAAAATG GCCTGCGCATTTTTGAAGAGCTTCTTGAAGTAGATTACCTT CCAAGGAGCTGTAGTAGGGCCATGAAGGCTGTTGGAGTGGTGGAGGCTACTTGTGAAGAAATTTTTGAGCTTGTGATGAGCATGGATGGAACACGGTTTGA GTGGGATTGCAGTTTCCAGTATGGTAGCTTAGTTGAGGAGGTTGATGGACATACAGCAGTACTTTATCATAGGCTTCAGCTAGACTGGTTCCCAAT GTTTGTGTGGCCTCGTGACCTTTGCTATGTGCGCTATTGGCGTCGAAATGATGATGGAAGCTATG TTGTGTTATTTCGTTCTAGGGAGCATGAGAACTGTGGTCCACAGCCAGGATATGTGCGGGCACATATTGAGA GCGGCGGTTTCAACATTTCCCCTCTAAAACCTCGAAATGGGAGACCCAGAACTCAGGTGCAGCATCTGATGCAGATTGATCTGAAAGGATGGGGTGTGGGTTATGCCCCATCCTTTCAACAGCATTGTCTCCTTCAGGTGTTAAATAGTGTTGCTG GACTACGTGAGTGGTTTTCCCAAACAGATGAAAGGAATGCTCCTCCAAGAATCCCTGTGATGGTCAATATGTCCTCAGCTTCTGTTTCTTCACGAAAGGGGCAAAAGTTGCATGATTCTTCTATTAATTCTGCAAACAGAAATTCTGTGATGATGGATGACTACTCGGACGAGGATGAAGAATTTCAAATTGCTGAGGCTGAACAAGAG GCATACCAAAATGGCCTTGAGAACGATATGAAGAAGACAG CTGTAGAAGAAGAACCGGCCGATCAAATGGATTTATCCTGCTTCTCTGGTAATCTACGGCATGATGACCATGATAAGGCTCGTGATTGCTGGAAAGTTTCTGATGGGAGCAATTTCAGAGTTCGTAGCAAGCATTTTTGTTATGATAAGACCAag ATTCCTGCAGGGAAGCATCTAATGGATCTCGTTGCTGTTGATTGGTTCAAAGACACAAAAAGAATGGACCATGTTGCTCGGCGTCAAGGATGTGCAGCACAA GTTGCTTCAGAGAAAGGGCTTTTCTCTATCATCTTTAATCTGCAA GTGCCAGGGTCAACACATTACAGTatggtattttattttgtaactAAAGAATTAGTACCTGGATCCCTCTTGCAACGGTTTGTTGATGGCGACGATGAATTTCGTACTAGTAGACTGAAGCTTATTCCATCTGTTCCAAAG GGTTCGTGGATTGTCCGCCAGAGTGTTGGGAGCACCCCTTGTTTGTTGGGAAAAGCTGTTGATTGCAACTATATCCGTGGCCCTAAGTATTTAGAA ATTGATGTGGATATTGGTTCGTCTACTGTTGCTAATGGGGTTTTGGGGCTGGTAATTGGTGTAATTACCACATTGGTGGTTGACATGGCTTTCCTTGTACAG